The following proteins are encoded in a genomic region of Gimesia algae:
- a CDS encoding ROK family protein translates to MSADSVETTSRYWAGFDLGGTKMLAKIYDSQYKTLGKKRRKTKGHTGVEMGLERMVQTIYQALEEAGLTPNELAGIGVGCPGPLDLEAGIIFEAPNLGWYNAPVKDVLEKEFGCPVVICNDVDAGVYGEYRFGAARGAQSVLGIFPGTGIGGGAVYRGQLIQGSKSSCMEIGHIKVLPEGPECGCGQHGCLEVLASRLAISAAAAQAAYRGDAPTLRSLAGTDLSNIRSGILASAIKGGDESVKNIIQRAAEYIGIAAGNLVHTFSPEIIVLGGGLVEAMPELIVPAVTEATRKNVMPTFKDSFKVVAAQLGDDSSVMGVAAWAQNVIQQNSSMRIETQV, encoded by the coding sequence ATGTCTGCAGATTCCGTTGAAACCACCAGCCGCTACTGGGCCGGCTTCGACCTGGGTGGCACCAAAATGCTGGCCAAAATATATGACTCTCAATATAAAACTCTGGGCAAAAAACGGAGAAAGACCAAAGGTCATACAGGGGTAGAAATGGGACTGGAACGCATGGTCCAGACGATTTATCAGGCTTTGGAAGAAGCTGGTTTGACTCCCAACGAACTGGCGGGCATTGGTGTCGGCTGCCCCGGTCCGCTGGATCTGGAAGCGGGAATTATCTTCGAAGCTCCCAATCTGGGCTGGTATAACGCTCCCGTTAAAGACGTACTGGAAAAAGAGTTCGGTTGTCCGGTTGTGATCTGTAACGACGTCGATGCTGGCGTATATGGCGAATACCGTTTCGGAGCTGCCAGAGGTGCCCAATCAGTCCTGGGAATTTTCCCGGGAACCGGTATTGGCGGTGGTGCCGTCTACCGCGGACAGCTGATCCAGGGAAGTAAAAGCTCCTGCATGGAAATTGGACACATTAAGGTCCTGCCGGAAGGTCCTGAATGCGGGTGTGGGCAACATGGATGCCTGGAAGTTCTGGCGAGCCGACTGGCAATCTCTGCCGCTGCAGCACAGGCAGCATACCGTGGAGATGCGCCGACCCTGCGTTCCCTGGCTGGCACTGACCTGTCCAATATTCGCAGCGGCATCCTTGCATCAGCCATCAAGGGTGGTGACGAGAGTGTCAAAAATATTATTCAGCGGGCTGCGGAGTATATTGGAATTGCAGCAGGAAATCTGGTCCACACTTTTTCCCCGGAAATTATTGTTCTGGGAGGTGGCCTGGTAGAAGCGATGCCTGAACTGATTGTGCCCGCGGTGACCGAAGCCACACGGAAAAACGTGATGCCTACCTTCAAAGATTCATTCAAAGTTGTTGCCGCTCAACTGGGGGATGACTCGTCGGTTATGGGGGTCGCCGCCTGGGCTCAAAACGTAATTCAGCAAAACTCTTCGATGAGAATTGAAACGCAGGTATGA
- a CDS encoding Ppx/GppA phosphatase family protein, which yields MNTKDSPPAEASSGSSRPESGTIQLIAVIDIGTGAIRMAIAEIKEDGSVYALERLSQAVTLGKDTFQTRNIQKSTMEECVRILKSYRRRLDEYQITRDDQIRVAATSAVREADNRLAFTDRIFIATGFEVSPLDEAEVNRITYQGIRPYLAAKPNLDEAQTIVTEIGGGTTELLLVQKGDVLFSGNYRLGALRLREMLKGYRVPLSKERTIMENQIERVIQQIVHEVPGDKSVKLVVLGGDVRFALAQLRPDDEIPDPGNSPDELDRLKVSELSKFTDKILQKNEDELVQEYHLSFTDAETLGPALLAYTKLAEAYQQKHIYVTKANFRDGLLKEMADQSNWSDEFNQQVLRSTIDFGKRFDFDETHASHVAFLADKLFQSLQNEHKLDARNRLLLYIAAHLHEIGIYVNQRGYHKHSMYLISNGNLFGLGQTDLLLVALIARYHRRASPKATHPGYSTLDRVSRIAIAKMAAILRVADSLDYSYSQRVKEIECEIDQGQLIISIPHVEDVSLEQIALVEKGPLFEEVFGLKVHLRKKQ from the coding sequence ATGAACACGAAAGATTCACCGCCGGCTGAAGCTTCTTCAGGTTCCAGTCGACCGGAGTCTGGCACAATTCAGTTGATCGCCGTGATCGATATCGGAACGGGTGCGATTCGTATGGCCATTGCTGAGATCAAAGAAGACGGCTCTGTATACGCATTGGAACGACTCTCCCAGGCGGTGACGCTGGGGAAAGACACGTTTCAAACGCGGAATATTCAGAAGTCAACGATGGAAGAGTGTGTGCGCATCCTCAAAAGCTACCGTCGGCGGCTGGATGAATACCAGATCACGCGCGACGATCAGATTCGGGTGGCTGCCACCAGCGCTGTCCGCGAAGCTGACAATCGCCTGGCGTTCACAGACCGGATTTTCATTGCGACCGGGTTTGAAGTCTCCCCCCTTGATGAAGCCGAAGTCAATCGAATTACTTACCAGGGGATTCGCCCTTACCTGGCAGCCAAACCCAACCTGGACGAAGCACAAACCATTGTTACGGAAATTGGTGGAGGCACAACGGAATTGCTGCTCGTGCAGAAAGGTGATGTTCTGTTCTCCGGCAATTATCGACTGGGGGCTTTGCGGCTGCGGGAAATGCTCAAGGGGTATCGTGTGCCGTTATCCAAGGAACGCACGATCATGGAGAATCAGATCGAACGTGTCATCCAGCAGATCGTACATGAAGTTCCCGGTGATAAATCAGTCAAACTGGTCGTATTGGGAGGTGATGTCCGCTTTGCTTTGGCACAACTCCGACCTGATGATGAAATCCCGGATCCTGGCAACTCACCCGATGAGCTGGATCGGCTCAAGGTCTCAGAACTCAGCAAGTTTACCGATAAAATTCTGCAGAAGAATGAAGACGAACTGGTCCAGGAATACCACTTGTCATTCACCGACGCCGAAACACTCGGGCCGGCACTGCTCGCTTATACCAAGCTGGCAGAAGCCTATCAGCAGAAACACATCTACGTGACGAAAGCCAACTTTCGTGATGGTCTTTTGAAAGAAATGGCCGACCAGAGTAACTGGTCTGACGAGTTCAATCAGCAGGTACTTCGCTCCACAATTGATTTTGGAAAACGCTTTGATTTTGATGAGACTCATGCCAGCCATGTCGCCTTTCTGGCAGACAAGCTGTTCCAGTCATTACAGAATGAACACAAACTCGACGCGCGGAATCGACTGTTATTGTATATTGCCGCTCACCTGCATGAGATCGGGATTTACGTTAATCAACGCGGTTATCACAAACATTCAATGTACCTGATCAGCAACGGTAATCTGTTTGGACTGGGACAGACCGACCTGCTGCTGGTCGCGTTGATTGCCCGTTATCATCGCCGCGCTTCACCCAAAGCCACCCATCCGGGATATTCCACACTGGATCGTGTCAGTCGCATTGCCATCGCTAAAATGGCCGCCATCCTGCGGGTCGCAGACTCCCTGGATTATTCCTACAGTCAAAGGGTTAAGGAAATTGAATGCGAGATTGACCAGGGACAGTTGATCATTTCGATTCCCCATGTGGAAGATGTCTCGCTGGAACAAATCGCGCTTGTTGAAAAAGGCCCGCTGTTTGAAGAAGTCTTCGGGTTGAAAGTTCACTTGAGGAAAAAACAGTAA
- the ppk1 gene encoding polyphosphate kinase 1 yields the protein MANKTTNFINRELSWLEFNQRVLDEAHDPEIPLLERLKFLAITSSNLDEFFMVRVGGLHLLQASGNKSTDPSGLTPRETLDAVGLRAHQMMVEQYQCLLEEIEPPLAAAGFQRVNPQELSDSQRRIVEHVFRDEIYPVLTPMAVTEDMEFPYLVNQTLNLVVRLAPDEKGNGKGKTKEDRFAIIPFGRTEFRFITLPSEGGYQYLPMEDAICLFIEQYFQGEHVLESIPFRVTKNADVSLQDEFASDLLHQMEDMLDQRKQGDCIRLEIAESVSVETLEFLERGLGVLDENVYRIPGPLDLTAFMRLTDTSGFDAQKDVSWPPQPSPEVNPRISMFENITRQDILLCHPYESFEPVVRLVEEAAVDPDVLAIKQILYRTSKHSPIVAALTRAAEQGKHVTVIVELKARFDEARNIEWAKNLENAGVQVIYGVKGLKTHAKICCIIRREPHGIQRYLHFGTGNYNDATSKIYSDISYFTNDEVLASDAINFFNSITGYSIPQKYQKLEAAPISLRDKLLDLIHHETERKKQGQKARIVAKINSLVDPEIIDALYEASEAGVKIKLNIRGICCLRPGVPKLSKNIEVISIIDRFLEHARIFYFYHGGDERVFISSADWMPRNLDRRVELLVPIEEEKCHRKLIKILHSYFEDNAKARVLNSEGVYERITPNKEKNLVRCQQVLYEEAVAAIKQAEKAGRTVFEPHMAPDDQ from the coding sequence ATGGCCAACAAAACAACGAATTTTATCAACCGGGAATTAAGTTGGCTGGAATTCAATCAACGGGTTCTGGATGAAGCACATGATCCGGAAATCCCGCTGCTGGAGCGACTGAAGTTTCTGGCCATCACCAGTTCTAACCTGGATGAATTCTTCATGGTTCGTGTGGGTGGTCTGCATCTGCTGCAGGCCAGTGGAAATAAAAGCACGGATCCATCAGGGCTGACACCGCGTGAAACGCTCGATGCAGTCGGTCTGCGTGCGCACCAGATGATGGTGGAACAGTATCAGTGTTTGCTCGAAGAAATTGAACCACCGCTGGCAGCCGCCGGCTTCCAGCGCGTCAACCCACAGGAACTCTCTGATTCCCAGCGGCGGATAGTCGAACATGTTTTCCGGGATGAAATTTATCCCGTACTCACACCGATGGCAGTCACGGAAGATATGGAATTTCCCTATCTGGTGAACCAAACGCTGAATCTCGTCGTGCGACTGGCCCCCGATGAAAAAGGAAATGGGAAAGGGAAAACAAAAGAAGACCGCTTCGCCATTATTCCCTTTGGCAGAACTGAATTCCGGTTCATCACTCTCCCCTCGGAAGGTGGCTACCAGTATCTGCCCATGGAAGATGCGATCTGCCTGTTTATCGAACAATATTTTCAAGGCGAACATGTTCTGGAAAGTATCCCTTTTCGAGTGACCAAAAATGCGGATGTCAGTCTGCAGGATGAATTCGCCTCTGACCTGCTGCATCAGATGGAAGACATGCTCGACCAGCGCAAGCAGGGAGATTGCATCCGACTGGAAATCGCGGAATCGGTTTCTGTTGAAACCCTGGAATTCCTGGAACGAGGTCTCGGCGTCCTTGATGAGAATGTTTATCGGATCCCCGGACCACTGGACCTGACGGCCTTTATGCGATTGACGGATACTTCGGGGTTTGATGCCCAGAAAGATGTCAGTTGGCCGCCCCAACCCTCTCCGGAAGTCAATCCACGCATCAGCATGTTTGAAAACATCACCCGGCAGGACATCCTGCTGTGTCATCCCTATGAAAGTTTTGAACCCGTAGTACGACTGGTTGAAGAAGCCGCCGTCGATCCTGATGTGCTGGCCATCAAACAGATTCTCTATCGCACGAGTAAACACAGCCCCATTGTGGCAGCGCTGACCCGCGCCGCTGAGCAGGGCAAGCATGTCACTGTGATCGTTGAGCTCAAAGCCCGATTCGATGAAGCGCGGAATATCGAATGGGCCAAGAACCTGGAAAATGCCGGCGTGCAGGTCATCTACGGAGTCAAAGGCCTGAAGACGCATGCCAAGATCTGCTGTATTATTCGCCGCGAACCGCACGGAATTCAACGTTACCTGCATTTTGGTACGGGCAATTACAACGACGCAACATCAAAAATCTACAGTGATATCAGCTACTTCACCAACGATGAAGTTCTGGCGTCTGACGCCATCAACTTTTTTAATTCGATCACCGGTTATTCGATCCCTCAGAAGTATCAGAAACTGGAAGCAGCCCCCATCAGCCTGCGGGATAAACTGCTTGACCTGATCCATCATGAAACGGAGAGAAAAAAACAGGGACAGAAAGCCCGAATTGTGGCGAAGATCAATTCCCTGGTTGACCCTGAAATCATCGATGCACTTTATGAAGCTTCGGAAGCAGGTGTGAAGATCAAGCTCAACATTCGTGGCATCTGCTGCCTGCGACCGGGTGTTCCCAAGCTCAGCAAAAATATCGAAGTCATCAGCATTATTGATCGCTTCCTCGAACATGCCCGGATATTTTACTTCTATCATGGCGGAGACGAACGCGTTTTCATTTCCAGTGCCGACTGGATGCCACGCAATCTGGATCGCAGAGTCGAACTGCTCGTTCCCATTGAAGAAGAAAAGTGTCACCGAAAATTGATCAAAATTCTCCACAGCTACTTTGAAGATAACGCCAAAGCACGCGTCTTAAACAGCGAGGGAGTTTACGAACGGATTACCCCGAATAAAGAGAAAAATCTGGTGCGCTGCCAGCAGGTGCTTTACGAAGAAGCCGTCGCTGCGATCAAGCAGGCTGAAAAAGCCGGACGCACCGTCTTTGAACCGCATATGGCCCCGGACGATCAATAA
- a CDS encoding Gfo/Idh/MocA family oxidoreductase, translated as MSEVTRRSFLQTSAGAVAATSLLTGTARADVNSKIRVAVLGVNGRGRTHIKAIGEIEGADVVLLCDPDEQVLAKRAAEFEKKYGRKVETETDMRKVFDRDDIDVVTVATPNHWHSLATIWACQAGKDVYVEKPGSHNLFEGRKMIEAAKKYKRIVQHGVQLRSQPAIQEGVEHLRKGTIGDVYMARGLVFRWRPSIGHKPDEKAPSYLDWNLWQGPAQETDYSQRYVHYNWHWTWDYGNGDVGNQGVHETDMCLWGLDVKLPSQITAMGGKFLWDDDKVTPEVLSTNYFYPEENKMIQFEVRPWMTNDEGGASVGNIFYGSEGYMVVKGYNSYEIFLGRKGEPGPKNSGDDPVVPHFTNFLNAVRSRKAETLNGPVETAHTSSGIAHLGNIAFRLGRQLNFDPKTEQFVNDAEADKYLTREYREPFVVPNEV; from the coding sequence ATGAGTGAGGTCACACGACGCAGCTTTCTTCAGACCAGTGCAGGGGCGGTTGCAGCCACTTCATTGTTGACTGGTACCGCGCGAGCAGATGTCAACAGTAAAATCAGAGTTGCCGTTCTGGGTGTGAACGGACGCGGTAGAACACATATTAAAGCGATTGGTGAAATTGAAGGCGCTGATGTTGTGCTGTTGTGTGATCCCGATGAACAGGTGCTTGCCAAGCGGGCTGCCGAGTTCGAAAAAAAATACGGACGTAAAGTTGAGACCGAAACCGATATGCGAAAGGTCTTCGACCGGGATGACATTGATGTTGTGACTGTCGCGACACCGAACCACTGGCATTCACTGGCAACCATCTGGGCCTGCCAGGCCGGTAAAGACGTTTATGTCGAAAAGCCAGGTTCACATAATCTGTTTGAAGGCCGCAAAATGATTGAAGCGGCAAAAAAATACAAACGGATCGTGCAACACGGCGTACAGCTCCGCAGTCAGCCTGCGATTCAGGAAGGGGTAGAGCATCTTCGCAAAGGAACAATCGGCGATGTTTATATGGCCCGCGGTCTGGTCTTTCGCTGGCGTCCGTCAATCGGCCACAAACCGGATGAGAAAGCTCCATCTTACCTCGACTGGAATCTCTGGCAGGGGCCTGCTCAGGAAACCGATTATTCACAACGCTATGTACATTATAACTGGCATTGGACCTGGGATTATGGCAATGGTGATGTGGGGAATCAGGGTGTCCATGAAACGGATATGTGCCTGTGGGGGCTGGATGTCAAACTTCCTTCTCAGATTACTGCGATGGGAGGCAAGTTTCTCTGGGATGACGACAAAGTGACTCCCGAAGTTCTTTCTACCAATTACTTCTATCCTGAAGAAAATAAAATGATTCAGTTTGAAGTACGTCCCTGGATGACCAATGACGAAGGGGGAGCCTCTGTCGGCAATATCTTCTACGGGTCAGAAGGATATATGGTCGTGAAAGGGTATAACTCCTATGAAATCTTCCTGGGACGCAAAGGCGAACCGGGGCCTAAAAACAGTGGTGACGATCCGGTTGTTCCTCACTTCACGAACTTCCTGAATGCCGTCCGTTCACGTAAGGCAGAAACTTTGAACGGTCCCGTTGAGACCGCTCATACCAGTTCCGGTATTGCCCACCTGGGTAACATCGCCTTCCGTCTGGGGCGTCAGTTGAATTTCGATCCCAAGACGGAACAGTTTGTAAACGATGCGGAAGCAGATAAATATCTGACCCGCGAGTACCGTGAACCATTTGTGGTTCCTAACGAAGTCTGA
- a CDS encoding response regulator translates to MKVLVVDEVGYTCYVHTRLLEELGYEVICASSGFEALSILEMDSKIKIMFSELVMRELDGLDLFLKVQKQERYNDDGQLDSPMFFLLTSLQPGNQSHSRQLERLELAKKLGITGVIYKTRDREELKQSFGHSLKTALGELSETAPLDIQTPAQHLCEIITVIIESKNLEAAEEFYDLIKSQTEYLEYFIESSHKQVETA, encoded by the coding sequence ATGAAGGTACTTGTTGTCGATGAAGTAGGATATACCTGTTACGTGCATACCAGGCTACTAGAGGAACTGGGGTATGAAGTCATCTGTGCCTCTTCCGGATTTGAAGCACTCTCGATTCTGGAAATGGACAGCAAAATAAAAATCATGTTTTCAGAACTCGTGATGCGGGAACTGGACGGACTGGATCTGTTCCTCAAGGTTCAGAAGCAGGAACGGTATAACGACGATGGGCAGTTGGATTCACCCATGTTCTTCCTGCTCACGTCACTTCAGCCGGGCAATCAGTCTCATAGCCGTCAACTGGAGCGACTGGAACTGGCCAAGAAGCTGGGCATCACAGGGGTCATTTACAAAACGCGCGACCGGGAAGAATTAAAACAGTCCTTTGGCCACAGTTTGAAAACGGCGCTGGGTGAACTCTCCGAGACTGCTCCACTTGATATCCAAACACCGGCACAACACCTCTGTGAAATCATCACAGTCATCATCGAATCGAAAAATCTGGAAGCAGCAGAAGAGTTTTATGACTTGATCAAATCGCAGACAGAATATCTGGAATACTTTATCGAGAGCTCTCACAAACAGGTGGAAACCGCTTAA
- a CDS encoding PIG-L deacetylase family protein: MADQKTLLAIGAHFDDCVYGVPGIMLQAVAKNYRVVQLILIGDYSNWPPTKGRETEFRKSVSKIASEYGVETRYLDFASHQYDTNAETKQKVAAAVYEIKPDIALQLWEYDHHHDHTVASQLSKIALNHGGRVLNEDRFRGPRTIYHYDNGPGHTIGFEPDTFVDVTEYWQKSMEWLGRYMALQRNIKYDPSQTNGALQGKETLARYRGQTCRVKYAEALWAPRKQPVNIL; the protein is encoded by the coding sequence ATGGCTGATCAGAAAACACTGCTGGCAATTGGCGCCCACTTCGATGACTGCGTTTATGGAGTCCCCGGCATCATGCTCCAGGCAGTTGCCAAAAATTACCGCGTCGTCCAGCTCATTCTCATTGGGGACTACAGTAACTGGCCTCCCACCAAAGGGCGGGAAACAGAATTCCGCAAATCGGTATCAAAGATCGCCAGCGAATATGGCGTCGAAACCCGGTATCTGGACTTCGCCTCACATCAGTACGACACAAACGCAGAAACCAAACAGAAAGTTGCCGCCGCCGTTTACGAGATCAAACCAGACATCGCACTTCAGCTCTGGGAGTATGATCATCACCACGACCATACGGTCGCATCGCAGTTGAGCAAAATTGCATTAAATCATGGCGGACGCGTATTGAATGAAGATCGTTTCCGTGGACCGCGGACCATTTACCATTATGATAACGGTCCAGGCCATACCATTGGTTTCGAACCGGACACCTTCGTGGATGTCACCGAATACTGGCAGAAATCCATGGAATGGCTGGGGCGCTATATGGCATTACAGAGAAATATAAAATATGATCCTTCTCAGACCAACGGTGCCCTGCAGGGAAAAGAAACACTGGCCCGCTATCGCGGACAGACGTGTCGCGTTAAATACGCTGAAGCACTCTGGGCGCCCCGCAAGCAACCCGTCAACATACTTTAG
- a CDS encoding DinB family protein, whose product MSIAEHIKSSLQLPTFVVNGYLEDLTDADLLVRPAEKSNHINWQLGHLIQSEQFHTSQVCPDVVPELPAGFKERYTKETVSSDNPADFLSKAELVELMHKQREATLNALSKFSDEELMQPAPESVSYLGPTVGCVFAGEATHWMMHAGQWSVIRRIIGKQPLF is encoded by the coding sequence ATGAGCATCGCTGAACATATCAAGTCCTCTCTCCAACTCCCTACCTTTGTGGTCAACGGATATCTCGAAGATCTGACGGATGCCGACCTGCTGGTGCGTCCCGCAGAAAAATCCAACCACATCAACTGGCAGCTAGGACATCTGATTCAAAGCGAACAGTTCCATACGTCACAGGTCTGCCCTGACGTGGTACCAGAGCTTCCCGCCGGTTTCAAAGAGCGTTACACAAAAGAGACCGTGTCCAGTGACAATCCTGCCGACTTCCTCAGTAAAGCAGAACTGGTGGAACTGATGCATAAACAACGCGAAGCCACTCTCAACGCTCTGTCGAAGTTCAGTGATGAAGAACTGATGCAGCCCGCTCCGGAATCAGTCAGTTACCTCGGCCCCACAGTGGGATGTGTTTTCGCAGGCGAAGCCACCCACTGGATGATGCACGCCGGTCAATGGTCGGTTATCAGACGCATTATCGGAAAGCAACCGCTGTTTTAA
- a CDS encoding outer membrane protein assembly factor BamE, whose protein sequence is MHNICSYDSPEPEFVQPDYRKWEAVQIGMSREDVVALLGPPLKDPYRADANCSYGHLDMPMLPQRRTYVFLIGYDENERVFRKTDPFMGKLSLDGTPSKPEIIIPVSGTAFSHYPRVLDCRWYPSSGEYPITYTIEESCASPLEPRIFYNPVELDSEIPIPFYMFNFGGSQPGRIRVKARNRLGESEWSDYCYFDFSVRETTPG, encoded by the coding sequence ATGCATAATATCTGTTCTTACGATTCACCAGAGCCAGAATTTGTCCAACCTGATTATCGAAAATGGGAAGCAGTCCAGATTGGAATGAGTCGAGAGGACGTCGTTGCCTTACTCGGTCCCCCGCTCAAGGATCCTTATCGGGCTGATGCAAATTGTTCTTATGGGCATTTAGACATGCCGATGCTTCCCCAGCGGCGCACTTATGTGTTTTTGATTGGGTATGATGAAAACGAGAGAGTCTTTAGGAAAACAGATCCTTTCATGGGAAAACTGTCACTTGACGGTACTCCTTCGAAACCGGAAATCATCATTCCTGTTTCAGGAACAGCTTTTTCACACTATCCCCGGGTCCTGGACTGTCGCTGGTATCCCAGTTCGGGTGAATACCCCATCACTTATACCATAGAAGAAAGTTGCGCCAGCCCCCTGGAGCCGAGAATATTTTATAATCCTGTAGAGCTGGATTCTGAAATCCCGATTCCTTTTTATATGTTTAATTTTGGAGGATCACAACCAGGAAGAATTCGGGTTAAGGCCAGAAACAGACTTGGCGAAAGCGAATGGTCTGACTATTGTTATTTCGATTTTTCAGTACGAGAAACAACACCGGGTTAA
- a CDS encoding globin produces MSPLSVEELFDHLGDSQLEQLVAAFYRGVRSDEILSPMYPADDLDGAEYRLKEFLVYRLGGPQRYLTERGHPALRMRHAPFAIDQSARDRWMELMTAAMQEVELSDEIRQTLEPFFDQMATFLINR; encoded by the coding sequence ATGAGCCCGCTTTCGGTAGAAGAACTGTTTGATCACCTGGGAGACTCACAGTTGGAACAACTGGTCGCCGCATTTTATCGTGGCGTCCGCAGCGACGAGATCCTCAGCCCGATGTACCCGGCTGACGATCTGGACGGGGCAGAGTATCGGCTGAAGGAATTCCTGGTGTATCGTCTCGGCGGGCCACAACGCTATCTGACAGAACGAGGGCACCCAGCTTTGCGAATGCGGCACGCCCCGTTCGCCATTGATCAGAGTGCCCGTGACCGCTGGATGGAACTGATGACCGCCGCCATGCAGGAAGTCGAACTGTCCGACGAGATCAGACAGACTCTTGAACCGTTCTTTGATCAGATGGCAACCTTTCTGATCAATCGTTAA
- a CDS encoding HIT family protein codes for MNLDERLKTDCHIVCELEQSTLLLLNNSLVDWLILVPHGEEIELTNLPFTQQTAILGEVNLVARFIQQTCAPDKLNIATLGNVVSQLHIHVIGRKHTDPYWPAPVWGQTQSEPYVKEQVQQIKDQFTAFLNSANHQAS; via the coding sequence ATGAATCTGGACGAACGACTCAAAACGGACTGTCACATTGTATGTGAACTCGAACAATCAACTCTGCTACTGTTGAACAACTCACTCGTCGACTGGTTGATCCTGGTCCCGCATGGTGAAGAGATTGAGCTGACCAACCTGCCATTCACACAGCAGACGGCTATTCTCGGCGAAGTCAATCTTGTTGCCCGTTTCATTCAGCAGACCTGTGCACCAGATAAACTGAATATAGCCACACTGGGAAATGTCGTCAGCCAGTTGCACATTCATGTCATCGGCAGAAAGCATACTGACCCGTACTGGCCGGCCCCGGTCTGGGGACAAACCCAAAGTGAACCTTACGTTAAAGAACAAGTGCAACAGATCAAAGATCAATTTACCGCCTTTCTGAACTCAGCAAATCATCAGGCAAGTTGA